The window GTTCATATACATGGTGCAAACGGTGCCGACACAATGGACGGGACTACTGAGGCATTACACATCATGGCTACCTCCCTACCGAAAGAAGGAACTACAAGTTTCTTGGCAACAACGATGACTCAATCAGGAGAACAAATTGAAAAAGCACTAAAAAATGTGAAAAAGTTTATAAATAAAGATCAAAAAGTCGGACAATCAGAAGTGTTAGGCGTGCACTTGGAAGGACCATTTATCAACAAGGATAAAGCGGGGGCTCAACCTTCTGACTATATTATTGATCCAAATGTAGACTTATTTAAAAAGTGGGAAAAGATATCGGGTAATACGATAAAGCTCGTTACCCTTGCTCCAGAATTACAGGGTGCAACTGAACTTATACAATATTTAGCGAAACAATCTATTGTTGCATCAATTGGCCACTCGGATGCAAAATTATCAGAAGTTGACAAAGCGATTCAGGAAGGTGTTACGCATATTACACACTTATTTAATCAAATGCGTGGCTTTCATCATCGTGAACCAGGTCTTGCAGGTGCTGCTTTATTACGCGATGAGTTAATGGTTGAACTCATTTCAGATGGTGTACACGCCCATCCTGAAGCGGTCAGGCTTGCCTTTCAACAAAAAGGTGCCGATAAACTCATCTTAATAACTGATGCTATGCGTGCAAAGTGTTTGAAAAGCGGCACATATGACCTTGGGGGACAAGCGGTTACCGTAACGGAGGATAAAGCATTTCTTGAAGACGGCACATTAGCTGGTAGTGTATTAGAAATGGATTCTGCTTTGAAAAATATGATGTCCTTTTCGAATTGTACACTTGAAGAAGCCATTTTGATGACGGCAACAAACCCGGCAAAGGAACTTAACGTTTATGACCGAAAAGGGAGTATCCAAATAGGAAAGGATGCAGACCTCGTCATCTTAAATGAGGAACAGGATGTAGAAATGACATTCTGCCGAGGACAACTGGCATATAAAAAAGGGGTGTGACAACTATGAAAATAATTAAAGCAAAAAATTACACGGAAATGAGCCAATTAGCATCTGAACGAATTTTTGATAAAATTAAAAACGTTGCCAACGTAACCTTGGGACTTGCCACTGGTGGAACACCGACCCGAACGTATCAATATTTAATTGATGATTATGAGAAAAACAACACATCGTATAGCCATGTAACTACGTTCAACTTAGACGAATATATAGGGTTATCGCCCAATGATTCCAACAGTTACCGCTATTACATGGATAAACATTTGTTTAACCATATTCCAATTCCAAAAGAACAAACTCATATACCAAACGGGCTTGCGAAAGATTTACAGTTAGAATGTGAAGCTTATGAAAAGAAAATTGATAACCATGGAATTGATCTTCAAATTCTTGGTCTAGGAAGCAATGGACACATTGGGTTCAATGAACCGGGAACGAATTTTGATTCAAATACGCATGTAGTGAATTTAGCTGATTCTACAAGGGAAGCAAATGCTCGATTTTTCAATAGCTTAGAGGAAGTGCCAACGAAAGCTATCACAATGGGAATTCGTTCCATTATGAAAAGTAAGGAAATTATATTGTTAGTTTCAGGGGAAAGAAAGAAGGAAGCTTTAACACGGTTGTTAGATGGAGAAGTGGATGAGTCTTTCCCAGCTTCAATATTAAAACAACACCCTAATGTCACCATTATTGCTGATAAGGCTGTATTAGGTGAGAAGGGCGTATCCTTAGCTTATAACTACGCGAATTAAGGGGATTTGTGGGAGGTGACAGAACATGATTGATAAAGCTTCACCGGTTCCGATATATCATCAATTAGAAGAATATATAAAAAGTCAATTAGATAATGGTACATTTAAACCTGGTGATGCTTTACCTTCCGAGAGAGAATTTGCCGAAAGGTTTAACATTAGTCGAATGACCGTTCGGCAAGCTATTAATAATTTAGTAAATGAACAAATGTTGTACCGCATAAAAGGGAAAGGCACATTTGTTATGGAAGAAAAATTTGAGCAATCATTAAAAGGGTTGACGAGCTTTACTGAGGATATGAGAGATCGAGGGATGGAAGCAAGCAGTGTATTGCTTAGCTTTCAAGTTGTTCCGGCAACTGATAAAATTGCCAGTCGGCTGAATATTCAACAGTATGCTCCGGTCTATGAAATAAAAAGGATTCGGTTAGCGAATGAAATCCCTATGGCTCTAGAACGTACGTATATGTCCGCCAATAAAGTTCAAGGCTTAACCGAGGAAATTGTAAAGAATTCATTATATGAATATGTAGAAACCCAACTTAAGTTAAACATTAGCAAAGGCACTCAAGTTATTGAGGCTGCAATTGCGAATGATGAGGAAATGGAACACTTACAAGTTTCGGATCATGCTCCTATTTTATTAATGGAAAGAACATCTAGCCTTGAAGATGACACGGTTTTAGAAGTTGTCATCTCTTCCTATCGAGGTGATCGATATAAATTTATGATTGATCTTCAACGCTCCTAGAGCTTTCCTAGAAAAATATAGCAGGATTCCCAATGGTTGACATAGTAAAAAGTAGTGGGCTATATTTTTTAATGGATAATGGAGGGCATATCTTGAAGAAATTATACCGGATTCGCACTACAAAAAGGACGAAAGTGTTAAATGTCTTTTTTATGATTATGTATGGTTATTTTTCCATTCATCGACGAGACTATCGAAACATTCCAGGTAAGAAGTTAAAACATTTTGGTTGGATGCCTAAAGGAACAGAAGGTTGGGTTGTGGAAAAGTGGGGAAAAAAATACTTTTCTCCAGATATAGATCAAGAAGGACTTGATCAATACACACCTGTAAATCAACCTCACATACTTATTTCAATCCGAAAACTAAAGGGACAGTATCATAAATTGTAGACAATCATGAATAATCCCCCTGCTAAATATAGCAGGGGGATTATTGTATATATTATTTTTTTTCGATAGCTAATACAAATGGTGGTGAATTTTGTTGGTTTAAAAAGCGGTACTGTAACACGTTAAACGATTTTTGTGGAAGCTGTCCTAACTGATGAAGGAGATAATTCTTTTCTTCATTGCCTCCTTCATGACCATAATAGACAACGAGAACAACAACCTTATTTCGCTTTAAATGGGTAAGAACTGTTTGTACCGCGTTCCACGTTGAGTTAGGTTTTGTAATAACTGATTTGTCACTACCAGGTAAATACCCGAGATTGAAAATAGCACCACCTATGTTATAAATCGCGTCTTCTCTTAAATAGGTTAATACCTTCTCGTGGCTGTCCTGTATTAGTGATACGTTTTTTACTTGCAAATCGTTTATACGTTCCGATGTGTTTTGGATGGCTTGTTCTTGTATGTCAAAGGCATAAACATGACCAGCTTCCCCAACTAACTGTGCCAATTTGATCGTATCGTTACCGTTTCCTGCAGTACCATCGATTACGATGTCCCCTTTTGATACTGTCTTTTCTAATAATTCATGTGCAAATGGTATTACCCTTTTTAACATGATGCGTGCACCTCTTTATATAGCTTTCCTTGCCAACTATTGCGTTCCTTTAATTCTCGGTCAATGCTATTTAGGACGTCCCATTTATTCATACTCCACATAGGCCCTATTAATAAATCAGGAGGACCATCGCCTGTGATACGGTGAATGACCATTTCAGGCGGTAAAATTTCTAACTGGTCTACAACCAATTTAATGTATTCTTCCTTTGTTAAAAACTCAACCATCCCTTTTTCATATTGCTTCACCATTGCCGTGCCCTTTAATAAATGTAATAAATGAATTTTGATTCCTTGTACATCCATATTCGCAACGGTTTTTGCTGTCTCCATCATCATGTTGTAATCCTCACCAGGTAGACCATTAATGATGTGGGAGCAAACGCGAATGTTATGCTTTCGCAACTTTTGTACACCTTCGTAATAGCATTGAAGATCATGGGCGCGGTTAATGACGTCTGCTGTCTTTTGATGTGCCGTTTGCAAACCAAGTTCAATCCATAAATACGTTCGTTCGTTTAGCTCTGCCAAATATTGTACAACGTCATCGGGTAAACAGTCCGGCCGTGTTGCAATGGAAATTCCGACCACGCCTTCTTGTTGAAGCACCGTTTCAAATTTTCTTCTTAGTTCTTCAACTGGGGCGTGGGTATTAGTGAAAGCTTGAAAATACGCCATATATTTACCATCTTTCCACTTTTTATGCATACGTTCCTTTATATCATGAAATTGAGTTTCTAAATCATCGCGCCGGTTACCGGCGAAATCACCACTTCCAGACACAGAGCAAAACGTACAGCCACCATAAGCTACTGTACCATCCCGGTTCGGGCAGTCAAACCCGCCGTCTAACGGGATTTTAAAAACTTTATGACCAAAATGACGTTTCAAATGATAATTCCAAGAATGATACCTTTTATGATCAAAGGAATATGGAAAAGGGTTGTTCATGTTAATACTCCTTTAAAAGTAAGTTTGAATACTTATTGATTGTAGCATGGATTAGGAAACAGGGAAATTCTGCTCCCTTGAGTGTCGTATAGAA of the Salirhabdus salicampi genome contains:
- the nagA gene encoding N-acetylglucosamine-6-phosphate deacetylase; amino-acid sequence: MKKVITNASIYTEQDVIKNGFIMFEHGVITDIGAVDQLRTTDEYEIIQLEDSYKIIPGMIDVHIHGANGADTMDGTTEALHIMATSLPKEGTTSFLATTMTQSGEQIEKALKNVKKFINKDQKVGQSEVLGVHLEGPFINKDKAGAQPSDYIIDPNVDLFKKWEKISGNTIKLVTLAPELQGATELIQYLAKQSIVASIGHSDAKLSEVDKAIQEGVTHITHLFNQMRGFHHREPGLAGAALLRDELMVELISDGVHAHPEAVRLAFQQKGADKLILITDAMRAKCLKSGTYDLGGQAVTVTEDKAFLEDGTLAGSVLEMDSALKNMMSFSNCTLEEAILMTATNPAKELNVYDRKGSIQIGKDADLVILNEEQDVEMTFCRGQLAYKKGV
- the nagB gene encoding glucosamine-6-phosphate deaminase, with protein sequence MKIIKAKNYTEMSQLASERIFDKIKNVANVTLGLATGGTPTRTYQYLIDDYEKNNTSYSHVTTFNLDEYIGLSPNDSNSYRYYMDKHLFNHIPIPKEQTHIPNGLAKDLQLECEAYEKKIDNHGIDLQILGLGSNGHIGFNEPGTNFDSNTHVVNLADSTREANARFFNSLEEVPTKAITMGIRSIMKSKEIILLVSGERKKEALTRLLDGEVDESFPASILKQHPNVTIIADKAVLGEKGVSLAYNYAN
- a CDS encoding GntR family transcriptional regulator, with amino-acid sequence MIDKASPVPIYHQLEEYIKSQLDNGTFKPGDALPSEREFAERFNISRMTVRQAINNLVNEQMLYRIKGKGTFVMEEKFEQSLKGLTSFTEDMRDRGMEASSVLLSFQVVPATDKIASRLNIQQYAPVYEIKRIRLANEIPMALERTYMSANKVQGLTEEIVKNSLYEYVETQLKLNISKGTQVIEAAIANDEEMEHLQVSDHAPILLMERTSSLEDDTVLEVVISSYRGDRYKFMIDLQRS
- a CDS encoding class I SAM-dependent methyltransferase, giving the protein MLKRVIPFAHELLEKTVSKGDIVIDGTAGNGNDTIKLAQLVGEAGHVYAFDIQEQAIQNTSERINDLQVKNVSLIQDSHEKVLTYLREDAIYNIGGAIFNLGYLPGSDKSVITKPNSTWNAVQTVLTHLKRNKVVVLVVYYGHEGGNEEKNYLLHQLGQLPQKSFNVLQYRFLNQQNSPPFVLAIEKK
- a CDS encoding TIGR01212 family radical SAM protein (This family includes YhcC from E. coli K-12, an uncharacterized radical SAM protein.) codes for the protein MNNPFPYSFDHKRYHSWNYHLKRHFGHKVFKIPLDGGFDCPNRDGTVAYGGCTFCSVSGSGDFAGNRRDDLETQFHDIKERMHKKWKDGKYMAYFQAFTNTHAPVEELRRKFETVLQQEGVVGISIATRPDCLPDDVVQYLAELNERTYLWIELGLQTAHQKTADVINRAHDLQCYYEGVQKLRKHNIRVCSHIINGLPGEDYNMMMETAKTVANMDVQGIKIHLLHLLKGTAMVKQYEKGMVEFLTKEEYIKLVVDQLEILPPEMVIHRITGDGPPDLLIGPMWSMNKWDVLNSIDRELKERNSWQGKLYKEVHASC